One window of Halichondria panicea chromosome 7, odHalPani1.1, whole genome shotgun sequence genomic DNA carries:
- the LOC135339123 gene encoding chondroitin sulfate synthase 1-like, whose translation MYRSNYSQIANCLCNFSQCLCIKIVNSTCQQCKMSPTHPHGLADKLSDTGMPSASYAASYKVTVDQFKMALPKSINKIRPATAVPFTLGVFTGTLLTAFLVLSLRSMDEEPEILLNHELGTKSLEVATPPQIKIPRPKITSRNLPTLKTISYNILTSSDSLQTRVLPIHRTWGGGVEDIQYYLCQPGGETEINFAAKKKIPLVSLEGSELRSGQGVFRMWMDICERKSSQYNWFMKVEDDSYIHTEALERLLALMNSSEPLLIGRSVYPTEENREELGLSDGESYCSESGYAVSWGAMQMLCPVLPWCWENTRSENEDVEMARCIRMSGNVSCTVASEMEELFYSAADEIDEEQLQLGEHGLNPSIQRALLVSPLKEPDHFYHYHLYQTGKSLGHTKQAVKELRAHLLHVTELSAQSNSLHSTSEHHSPPWTTLGLHPPYFPRSIDEDVTHFQMFDNVHKYTESLHYPIHDLSPDEETMIKKTKSAVTAALTNVSDKEVLRFDGLMLRFDPQRGIDSFSQVFNKNTHQSLVVHSLQEVEPPRVLSAQFASYKTTKVNFVVAAPSVARGFQRFMMSFESSFLARNPPESVGLLVVLYSDDGLFKRYDEDLQAVTTLVKLYKGKYPEADLRFVSTRKAHSRIETLKIASKEFPSYELLFLADIHIDFSTRFLERCRLNAIESKQVYFPAIFNPYKPDKFYKARILYPHATKFQITADRGNWMHESYHTACVYNYDLADALELYSEQEENLTLVEMFLQLNKLTVFRSVEPGLVHLWQDGCRDEHMGQSEQALCEKLDQALHSS comes from the exons ATGTATAGGAGTAATTATTCCCAAATTGCAAATTGTTTGTGTAATTTTTCTCAATGTTTATGTATAAAGATCGTTAACTCAACTTGTCAACAATGCAaaatgagccccacccacccacatggACTTGCAGACAAGCTTAGCGACACTGGAATGCCTTCAGCTAGctatgcagctagctataaagtGACTGTAGATCAGTTCAAGATGGCTCTCCCTAAAAGTATTAACAAGATCAGACCAGCCACTGCTGTCCCCTTCACGTTGGGTGTCTTCACAGGGACATTGCTAACAGCATTTCTTGTTCTGTCCTTACGCTCAATGGATGAAGAACCAGAAATCCTCCTAAACCACGAGCTTGGTACAAAATCGCTTGAAGTTGCTACCCCACCTCAAATAAAAATACCCCGTCCCAAGATCACTTCTCGCAACCTCCCTACACTAAAGACCATCTCGTACAATATTCTCACTAGTAGTGATAGCTTACAGACTAGAGTCCTACCGATACATCGTACTTGGGGTGGTGGGGTTGAAGACATTCAGTACTATTTGTGTCAGCCTGGAGGAGAGACTGAGATCAACTTTGCCGCTAAGAAGAAGATACCTCTCGTGTCCCTTGAGGGTTCAGAGTTGAGATCTGGACAGGGCGTATTTCGGATGTGGATGGATATTTGTGAAAGAAAGTCGAGTCAGTATAACTGGTTCATGAAAGTCGAAGATGATTCATACATACACACTGAAGCACTTGAGAGACTACTTGCTTTAATGAACAGCTCAGAACCACTTTTGATTGGACGCTCAGTGTATCCGACAGAGGAGAACAGAGAGGAACTTGGTCTGAGTGATGGAGAGAGCTATTGTTCAGAGTCTGGATATGCTGTGAGCTGGGGAGCTATGCAGATGCTGTGTCCCGTGTTGCCATGGTGCTGGGAGAACACAAGGTCGGAGAATGAGGATGTTGAGATGGCTAGATGCATTCGGATGAGTGGCAATGTCAGCTGTACTGTCGCTAGTGAG ATGGAGGAGCTGTTCTATAGTGCAGCCGATGAGATTGACGAGGAACAGTTGCAGCTGGGAGAGCATGGTCTCAATCCATCCATACAAAGAGCTCTACTTGTGTCCCCACTCAAAGAACCCGACCATTTCTACCACTACCACCTTTACCAGACTGGCAAAAGCTTGGGCCATACGAAACAAGCAGTGAAGGAACTAAGAGCTCATTTGCTACATGTTACGGAACTCAGTGCACAGTCTAACTCCCTACATTCTACGAGCGAGCATCATTCTCCACCATGGACCACACTAGGCCTCCATCCTCCTTATTTTCCTCGTAGTATCGATGAAGATGTTACACACTTTCAGATGTTTGACAATGTACACAAGTACACGGAGTCCCTTCATTATCCCATTCACGATCTAAGCCCTGACGAGGAAACCATGATCAAGAAAACGAAGAGCGCAGTCACAGCCGCTTTAACGAACGTTTCAGACAAAGAAGTATTGCGATTTGACGGTTTAATGCTGAGGTTCGATCCTCAGAGGGGCATCGATAGTTTTTCTCAAGTATTCAACAAAAACACTCACCAATCACTCGTGGTACACAGTTTACAAGAGGTGGAACCTCCTCGAGTTCTCTCTGCTCAATTTGCAAGTTACAAAACTACTAAAGTTAATTTTGTTGTTGCCGCACCTTCCGTTGCTCGAGGCTTTCAGCGGTTTATGATGTCCTTTGAGAGCAGTTTTCTCGCACGAAACCCACCGGAATCAGTCGGCCTCCTCGTGGTACTGTACAGTGACGATGGATTGTTTAAGCGTTACGATGAGGATCTGCAGGCGGTCACAACACTTGTTAAGTTGTACAAAGGCAAATACCCCGAGGCAGACTTGAGGTTTGTGTCAACAAGAAAAGCACATTCAAGAATCGAGACTTTGAAAATTGCCTCAAAAGAGTTTCCTAGTTACGAACTTCTATTTCTGGCCGATATACACATAGACTTTTCAACACGCTTTTTAGAGAGATGCCGTTTGAACGCTATCGAGAGTAAGCAAGTCTACTTTCCAGCCATTTTTAATCCATATAAACCGGACAAATTCTACAAAGCACGAATTTTGTACCCCCACGCAACTAAGTTCCAAATTACTGCTGATCGAGGCAACTGGATGCACGAAAGTTACCACACTGCCTGTGTCTACAACTACGACCTAGCCGACGCTTTGGAGCTCTATTCAGAACAGGAGGAAAATCTAACACTTGTTGAGATGTTTTTGCAACTGAACAAGCTAACGGTGTTTCGATCTGTTGAGCCAGGCCTGGTTCATTTGTGGCAAGACGGTTGCAGAGATGAACACATGGGACAGTCAGAGCAAGCACTCTGTGAGAAACTAGACCAAGCACTTCACTCCTCATAA
- the LOC135339127 gene encoding peptidyl-prolyl cis-trans isomerase FKBP8-like, whose protein sequence is MSTSVIGDEESSLQHTGEDETPSILTKPDMNGEAITNQEPSDASVLSASELPDIVPTPTQAESQTSNEPTSNEPTSNEPTSSKDEASLDNDWVDILGNQQLMKKVIRNGGGVSTRPTPQSRVKVSARGCLESGEVVDKHKTFVFTVGDGDVIQALDLSVTLMETGELSEVKSGPRFAFGSSGREPDVPPNATLLYEVELLEVLGPLDYQTISQEELLAAVDKKRVRGNELFKRQEFDRAVTSYQRGLQMLKSYIEEHAGEGSKEIQDMEIRCWNNVAAAQLKVEMYKEVLVSCGHVLDKDPDNVKALFRSGKVLSQQGEMDDAVKRLQRAAGINPEEKAIKQELARAVQKRDHMKEKEKAMYRRMVEGKPSTKSDKSKPKQGAPSWGPLPYLTAAMVVAAIGIGMAYFITQRH, encoded by the exons atgtctaCGTCTGTGATTGGAGATGAGGAGAGTTCATTGCAGCATACAGGAGAGGATGAAACACCTAGCATTCTAACTAAGCCGGATATGAACGGAGAAGCCATCACCAACCAAGAACCATCAGATGCTAGTGTGTTGTCAGCCTCAGAGTTGCCTGACATCGTCCCAACACCTACACAGGCTGAGAGTCAGACTAGCAATGAGCCAACTAGCAATGAGCCGACTAGCAATGAACCCACCTCTAGCAAAGACGAGGCGTCACTTGACAACGACTGGGTCGACATTCTTGGGAACCAACAGCTCATGAAGAAG GTTATTCGTAATGGGGGCGGAGTGTCTACTAGACCCACCCCCCAGTCTCGTGTGAAAGTCTCCGCTAGAGGGTGTCTGGAGTCGGGAGAGGTGGTGGACAAACACAAGACATTTGTGTTTACCGTGGGAGATGGTGATGTCATTCAAG cacTGGACCTTAGCGTCACTCTCATGGAAACTGGTGAACTTAGTGAAGTAAAAAGTGGCCCAAGATTTGCATTTGGAAGCAGTGGAAG AGAGCCTGACGTGCCCCCAAACGCCACTTTGCTGTATGAGGTGGAACTGCTGGAGGTGTTGGGGCCTCTCGACTATCAGACCATCTCACAAGAAGAGCTACTGGCAGCTGT AGACAAAAAAAGGGTTCGTGGAAATGAGCTTTTTAAGAGGCAAGAGTTCGACCGAGCAGTCACTTCATACCAAAG GGgactacagatgctcaagtcTTACATTGAAGAG CATGCTGGAGAGGGCAGCAAAGAGATTCAAGATATGGAGATACGGTGTTGGAACAATGTCGCTGCTGCCCAACTAAAG GTGGAGATGTATAAAGAAGTGCTTGTATCCTGTGGCCATGTGCTGGACAAGGATCCTGACAATGTTAAAGCTCTCTTTCGATCGGGGAAG GTGCTTTCGCAGCAAGGTGAGATGGACGATGCCGTCAAGAGGCTCCAAAGGGCAGCTGGTATCAATCCCGAGGAGAAAGCCATTAAACAAGAGTTGGCAAGGGCAGTGCAGAAGAGAGACCATATGAAGGAGAAAGAGAAGGCCATGTACAGACGGATGGTGGAGGGGAAACCTTCTACTAAGAGCGACAAGAGCAAGCCTAAACAAGGAGCTCCTAGCTGG GGTCCCCTGCCCTACCTGACAGCAGCTATGGTAGTGGCTGCCATAGGCATTGGAATGGCCTACTTTATCACACAAAGACATTAA
- the LOC135339126 gene encoding actin nucleation-promoting factor WASL-like, which yields MSSANARSDLLSSEENETVFTIVGHRKQSKATAVVQMFHAHPDRSSWTKFKTGVLCFVKDNNKKSYYIRLIDITAKAVVYEQEVYNQFTYKKDRPYFHSFPGDKFMVGLNFVNEGEATLFHQAVNNKLQEKQERKQSTLRRQPGPQPGPQMIGKPTTNTVSGGADPFAGGTKIKPKFKGTGKLSKAAIGAPTEFRHLSHVGFDPTTGAFDSSNIEPKWRKLLDNVGISDEQLKDQNTATFIYDFVEKHGGIEEANRQLDQAKKNSKGPPPPPSRGNTSRGGRGLPPPPPRVRAGPPPPPGKNSAPAPPPPPPIGAPAPPPPPPVGGGPGGPPRQARTSAGGPPPPPLRDNKPSPVAAPAGPGRGDLLASIRAGFSLKPVEDQDELSPGGDGGDGGLDGMAGALAKALAARQQVIQGSDDEDDREDDDDWDDDDDEWGSP from the exons ATGTCCTCTGCCAACGCCAGAAGCGATCTCCTCAGCAGTGAAGAGAATGAGACAGTCTTTACGATTGTGGGTCACAGAAAACAG agcaaaGCAACGGCCGTGGTTCAGATGTTCCATGCTCATCCTGACCGCTCATCTTGGACGAAATTCAAGACCGGAGTGCTCTGTTTCGTGAAAGACAACAACAAAAAGTCCTACTACATTAGACTCATAGACATCACG gCTAAGGCTGTTGTGTACGAGCAGGAGGTGTACAACCAGTTCACCTATAAGAAGGACCGTCCTTACTTTCACTCCTTCCCAGGAGAC AAATTCATGGTAGGCCTGAACTTTGTCAATGAAGGAGAGGCTACCTTGTTCCATCAGGCTGTCAATAATAAGCTCCAAGAGAAACAAGAGAGAAAGCAGAGCA CTTTGAGGAGGCAACCTGGTCCGCAGCCTGGTCCACAGATGATTGGTAAACCCACGACCAACACAGTTTCAGGAGGTGCAGACCCCTTTGCAGGAGGGACCAAGATAAAGCCTAAGTTCAAAGGGACAGGAAAACTGTCTAAGGCTGCAATTGGAGCACCTACTGAATTTCGCCATCTTTCTCATGTGGGCTTCGACCCCACTACTGGAGCATTCGAT AGCAGCAACATAGAACCGAAATGGAGGAAGCTACTGGACAATGTAGGGATCAGTGACGAGCAGCTGAAGGATCAAAACACTGCAACGTTTATATACGACTTTGTAGAGAAGCATGGTGGAATCGAGGAGGCTAATCGTCAACTGGATCAGGCCAAGAAGAATAGTAAAggcccaccccctccccccagtcGTGGAAACACGTCTCGGGGTGGGCGTGGActgccccctccccctcctagAGTACGTGCCGGTCCCCCGCCTCCTCCGGGAAAAAACTCTGCACCAGCAcccccaccacctccaccaatTG GTGCTCccgccccaccccctcccccacctGTTGGAGGCGGACCCGGCGGACCCCCTAGACAAGCACGCACTTCTGCTGGTGGACCGCCTCCTCCACCGTTACGTGACAATAAGCCCTCTCCTGTTGCCGCTCCGGCAGGTCCTGGTCGTGGTGACCTCTTGGCCAGTATTCGAGCTGGGTTCAGCCTGAAGCCCGTGGAG GATCAGGACGAGTTGAGTCCCGGTGGTGATGGTGGGGATGGCGGGCTGGACGGAATGGCTGGGGCTCTGGCTAAAGCCCTCGCTGCTAGGCAACAGGTCATTCAAGGAAGTG atgATGAGGATGATCGTGAGGATGATGATGATTGGGATGACGATGATGATGAGTGGGGATCACCTTGA
- the LOC135339128 gene encoding actin nucleation-promoting factor WASL-like, whose translation MAGPVSVYSDLLTREENELLFSMLGARVQCKATAVVQMFHAHPNPAYWTMFRTGVICFVKDYHRRTYQIQLFDVLAGDLLFEQELYKQFVYCRDCSYFHSFPGDSFMVGLNFADEAEATSFCLAVSRKLKPGNKKAKRPVVDVHVPVPQQHRARSQTIVTGPPSMGGDRRKSRRIKTRGPVQNAPRKEAHQLAMIGFDPETGVFNSHRIHPKWLQLLDSVGVTLEQLKDIRTALFITEFVDKHGGIEEANRQLVGAARTPPHSPVRSRAKSVMVRRGKSYRGRGQRPPTQHSPPPVGIPAPPPLHLSAHLHVPAAPPPPAVGVSIPPPPPIPSIISEGSVPVAVVKGGLLADIEAGYRLRPVDTSKREGREKTLTGMAAALANALNMRNRVMQFSDEEDDDQEAVDNDDWNSD comes from the exons ATGGCTGGACCAGTTAGTGTGTACAGTGATCTACTGACCAGAGAAGAAAATGAACTACTCTTTAGCATGCTGGGTGCACGTGTTCAG TGTAAGGCCACTGCTGTTGTACAGATGTTCCATGCTCACCCTAATCCAGCCTACTGGACTATGTTCAGAACTGGAGTGATATGTTTTGTGAAGGACTACCATAGAAGAACATATCAGATACAATTGTTTGACGTTCTA GCTGGGGATTTGCTGTTTGAACAAGAGCTGTACAAGCAATTTGTCTATTGCAGGGACTGCTCATACTTCCACTCGTTTCCTGGAGAC AGTTTCATGGTTGGTCTAAACTTTGCTGATGAGGCAGAGGCCACCTCATTTTGCCTGGCAGTGAGTCGCAAGCTGAAACCTGGAAACAAAAAAG CTAAGCGTCCTGTAGTggacgtacatgtacctgtacccCAACAGCACCGTGCTCGTAGCCAGACTATTGTGACCGGACCTCCGTCAATGGGAGGGGACAGACGTAAATCAAGACGGATCAAGACCAGAGGACCAGTGCAGAATGCACCTCGCAAGGAGGCTCATCAACTCGCCATGATTGGATTTGACCCTGAAACTGGAGTGTTCAAT AGTCATAGAATCCACCCCAAGTGGTTACAACTGTTGGACAGTGTGGGAGTCACATTGGAGCAGCTGAAGGATATACGCACAGCGTTGTTCATTACTGAGTTTGTCGATAAGCACGGTGGTATAGAGGAGGCCAACCGCCAGCTGGTAGGAGCTGCAAGAACACCACCCCACTCTCCTGTCAGGTCTAGAGCAAAGTCTGTGATGGTACGACGAGGGAAGTCGTACAGGGGGCGTGGCCAaagaccccccacacagcacTCTCCACCCCCTGTTGGCATACCGGCTCCACCCCCTTTACATTTAAGTGCACATTTAC ATGTTCCggctgcccctccccctccagcagtgggtgtgtctattccacccccaccccccataCCTTCCATCATCAGTGAGGGATCTGTACCTGTGGCAGTAGTGAAGGGTGGTCTATTGGCGGACATAGAGGCTGGATATCGACTGAGACCTGTGGACACTAGCAAGAGAGAGGGTCGGGAGAAGACCCTCACTGGAATGGCCGCTGCACTGGCCAATGCTCTGAACATGAGGAACAGAGTGATGCAATTCAGTg ATGAAGAAGATGATGATCAGGAGGCAGTAGACAACGACGACTGGAACTCAGACTAG
- the LOC135339124 gene encoding leucine-rich repeat-containing protein 49-like — protein sequence MDGKSQKGSYPKRLVASSYLLELVPDVQQTVESIRSRVHLEGLSSQYQLSSRPEESGLGSRQDLAPVTQSLHWGGRDSIRDKEDPTQRFSPAVMTKSRLSRSKKRPAPEFTHDVAMPIKDNVIFDESPVAPGVPVVYRLPEERTANPDRLNLDRRHLTVCPILEGEDKLRLLNLQHNAITRLQNLSNLRRLVFLDLYDNLIHEISGLEGLLSLRVLMLGKNRIRKISGLQTLMKLDVLDLHGNMIRYIECLNHLTHLRVLNLAGNDITCVSSLAGLQVLAELNLRRNRITHVYEIDELLNLQRLFLSHNLIQSFDDVSCLSGCDSLSELTLDGNPLANAPDHRPSAIFHVSHLRVLDQTPVTEEERDDALAAAREEEERLKEGKKLAQRQEHKEAAVSAIRRAWQSSHKLPMSSSLALSASTHNFAGRVDLLKQSRASLHRSSSLPQLLPTYFVDLDSSCLYLYGEGALESLQDTGGHTHSQSVDEIQFHYIEFEELAPFLAKVSRNYPLVRSLTLECTNLCSLEQLNALSLLTTPLHTLTVTTHGNPITGHPLFRSYLLYRLTHLGLTCVCGEGVGDAELVLAEQLFGNLGQLTTSQLSQDRLLGLISKHRPTPSKKVPLTSRTAKRGTVLPVCQEPLNRVALHNHSHLPHLADTAHQERRLAAQNFCSSLLSSTLQAHQKLENFERLWPSVMRGLVQRVLREFGNIDQEMRTLLEQL from the exons ATGGATGGCAAGTCACAAAAAG gcagctATCCCAAGAGACTGGTGGCATCCAGCTATCTCCTGGAGCTTGTCCCTGATGTGCAG CAAACTGTGGAGAGTATTCGGTCTCGTGTGCACTTAGAAGGCCTCTCGTCTCAGTACCAGCTGTCCTCTAGACCCGAGGAAAGCGGCCTTGGAAGCAGACAAG ACTTGGCTCCTGTGACACAGTCACTGCATTGGGGAGGAAGGGACTCCATACGAGACAAAGAAGATCCAACTCAGCGATTCTCACCAGCCGTCATGACAAAATCTCGTCTCTCCCGTTCCAAGAAACGGCCTGCTCCTGAGTTCACCCATGATGTTGCCATGCCCATTAAAGATAATGTGATTTTTGACGAGTCCCCCGTTGCCCCAGGGGTGCCGGTGGTATACCGACTACCAGAGGAGAGAACCGCTAACCCAGACCGGTTGAATCTAGACAGACGACACCTGACAGTATGTCCAATATTGGAGGGAGAAGACAAACTGAGACTGCTAAATCTTCAGCACAATGCTATTACTAGGCTGCAGAATTTATCTAATCTCAGACGGCTAGTATTTTTGGACTTGTATGACAATTTGATTCACGAGATCTCTGGACTGGAGGGTCTGCTGTCACTGAGGGTACTTATGTTAGGCAAGAACAG GATTCGTAAGATCTCAGGGCTGCAAACGCTTATGAAGTTGGATGTTCTCGACCTGCATGGAAACATG ATTCGATATATCGAGTGTCTGAACCACCTCACTCATCTGCGAGTGCTCAACCTAGCAGGGAATGACATCACCTGTGTCTCCAGCCTGGCCGGATTGCAGGTACTGGCTGAGCTCAACTTGAGGAGGAACAGGATCACACATGTG TATGAGATCGATGAGCTACTCAATCTGCAGAGGCTCTTTCTCAGTCACAACCTCATTCAAAG TTTTGACGATGTGAGTTGTCTGAGTGGGTGTGACAGTTTGTCTGAATTGACACTGGATGGGAACCCTCTGGCCAACGCCCCCGACCACCGACCATCAGCCATCTTCCATGTCAGCCACTTGAGAGTCCTCGACCAAACACCTGTCACG GAGGAGGAGAGAGATGATGCATTGGCTGCGGCTCGAGAGGAAGAGGAGAGACTAAAGGAAGGGAAGAAGTTGGCCCAGCGACAAGAGCACAAGGAAGCAGCCGTATCTGCCATCAGAAGAGCCTGGCAGAGCTCACACAAGCTACCCAT GTCTAGTTCTCTAGCACTCTCAGCGAGCACTCACAACTTTGCTGGTCGAGTAGACTTGCTTAAACAGTCTCGAGCCAGCCTTCATCGATCCTCATCTCTCCCACAACTCCTTCCCACCTATTTTGTGGATCTAGACAGTTCTTGTTTATACTTGTATGGTGAAGGGGCGCTGGAGAGTCTGCAGGACACTggtggacacacccactctcagTCTGTGGACGAGATACAGTTCCACTACATTGAGTTTGAGGAGTTGGCGCCCTTCCTTGCTAAAGTATCAAGAAACTACCCTCTTGTCAGA tcattgACACTGGAGTGCACCAACTTGTGTAGTCTAGAGCAACTCAATGCACTTTCCCTCCtcaccacacccctacacaccctcactgtCACCACCCACGGCAACCCAATCACTGGCCACCCCCTCTTCCGATCCTACCTTCTCTATCGGCTGACACACTTGGGCctaacgtgtgtgtgtggggagggggtgggagaCGCAGAGCTTGTACTGGCCGAGCAGTTATTCGGTAACCTGGGTCAGCTGACAACATCACAACTGTCGCAAGATAGACTCCTGGGACTTATCAGCAAGCACAG ACCTACGCCATCGAAGAAAGTCCCTCTAACCTCTAGAACTGCCAAGAG GGGCACTGTACTCCCTGTGTGTCAGGAGCCGTTAAATCGAGTAGCCCTCCACAACCACTCCCATCTGCCACACCTAGCAGACACGGCACATCAAGAAAGACGATTGGCTGCTCAGAACTTTTGCTCGTCACTTCTTTCCTCCACCTTACAGGCTCACCAGAAGCTGGAGAATTTCGAGCGTCTTTGGCCAAGTGTGATGAGGGGATTGGTACAGAGGGTACTGAGGGAGTTTGGGAACATTGACCAAGAAATGAGAACTTTGTTGGAACAGTTGTGA